A portion of the Lolium rigidum isolate FL_2022 chromosome 1, APGP_CSIRO_Lrig_0.1, whole genome shotgun sequence genome contains these proteins:
- the LOC124685440 gene encoding jasmonate-induced protein homolog: MASVQCEMKDVQLTLEEKACLDEMIKQAERSLEPHELLAGALNNQTVGPLSIVATKIFAGQVVRNFPNPLCNLDGFAMSGTFATGVKAAVVYSAKNKAGVECGWLLAFNDTNNAVGVRVFAECGPKGKFSNINWAQVERKLEKSGTIAKAHDLETGTSLYAGICGPTGKSAAGAVFLG, encoded by the exons ATGGCATCAGTCCAGTGTGAGATGAAGGATGTGCAACTCACTTTGGAGGAGAAAGCATGTTTAGATGAGATGATCAAGCAAGCTGAGCGTTCCTTGGAGCCTCATGAACTGTTAGCGGGTGCTTTGAACAATCAAACAGTGGGCCCCCTGAGCATTGTGGCTACCAAGATATTTGCAGGACAGGTTGTCAGAAACTTCCCCAATCCTCTTTGCAATTTGGATGGGTTCGCCATGTCAGGCACGTTCGCGACAGGTGTCAAGGCTGCTGTGGTGTATTCCGCCAAAAACAAAGCTGGTGTTGAATGTGGATGGCTCCTTGCTTTTAACGATACCAACAATGCTGTTGGAGTGAGG GTATTTGCTGAATGTGGCCCTAAAGGTAAATTCAGCAACATCAATTGGGCACAAGTTGAACGGAAACTGGAGAAATCTGGGACAATTGCTAAGGCGCATGACTTGGAGACTGGAACCTCACTCTATGCTGGCATTTGTGGCCCTACCGGGAAATCTGCTGCTGGTGCAGTATTCCTTGGTTAA